One segment of Belonocnema kinseyi isolate 2016_QV_RU_SX_M_011 chromosome 7, B_treatae_v1, whole genome shotgun sequence DNA contains the following:
- the LOC117175905 gene encoding ATP-dependent DNA helicase Q4-like translates to MGLVAGKPKRSAISVRFSNLGLRVKAPGDLSDEEKDAALNALAERSQSQETQCLKQIEAIYSAVHNFSLASIKGCLSVNEDIEKKSEDLKEVIRAYFKTESVLADINPNPETKLANEAEVIADIRVLLSSYRDTNFTARAVARIFHGIQSPNYPAMAWGRCRFWRSHLSSDFNLICQLATKEILSMRVGRDKIEI, encoded by the exons ATGGGTTTGG TCGCTGGAAAACCAAAACGCTCGGCAATATCTGTGCGATTTTCAAATTTGGGTCTGAGAGTAAAAGCTCCAGGAGATTTGTCCGACGAAGAAAAGGACGCAGCACTAAACGCACTTGCCGAACGGAGTCAATCGCAGGAGACTCAGTGCCTCAAACAAATCGAAGCAATTTATTCGGCGGTGCACAATTTCAGTCTCGCTTCCATTAAAGGCTGTCTCAGTGTCAATGAAGACATTGAAAAGAAATCAGAAGATCTCAAGGAAGTGATCAGAGCCTACTTCAAAACGGAATCTGTTTTGGCTGATATCAACCCGAATCCAGag ACTAAATTGGCGAATGAAGCAGAGGTGATAGCTGACATTAGGGTTCTGCTCTCGAGTTACCGAGACACGAATTTCACAGCGAGAGCCGTGGCACGTATCTTCCACGGAATACAGAGTCCAAATTATCCAGCGATGGCTTGGGGACGTTGCCGATTCTGGAGATCGCATCTGAGCAGCGATTTCAATCTCATCTGTCAACTCGCGACTAAAGAAATTCTCTCAATGCGTGTAGGTAGAGATAAAATTGAGATttag